The Siniperca chuatsi isolate FFG_IHB_CAS linkage group LG7, ASM2008510v1, whole genome shotgun sequence genome includes a window with the following:
- the mrps22 gene encoding 28S ribosomal protein S22, mitochondrial produces MAALGTARCLFRSHSRVKNVQKSKHMLVRCSARMLCSGTQDNAVPDNAKPQFTDPAVQDILTRITGLDLQKVFRPIKQELKPPTYKLMTDEQLERAVELAKEQAKKLLQMPPVLSERKPINDVLSEDKILDGMDTAKYVFTDITYNIPHRERFIVVREPSGTLRKATWEERDRLIQVYFPKDGRKLTAPLIFKEENLKMVFSQDRHEDVLDLCLVQFEPDSSEYIRVHAATYEDLDKHGKYDLLRSTRHFGGMTWYLLNARRVDGLIVDMLKRELLQDAVSLVSLFHMVHPHSESAQDAATQQTTGTDLLKIYAQKESQRSGYIELALQAYEQTAAKNSAA; encoded by the exons ATGGCGGCGCTCGGTACGGCACGGTGCTTATTTCGGAGCCACTCTCGggtgaaaaatgttcaaaagaGCAAGCACATGTTGGTCAGATGTAGCGCCAGGATGCTTTGTAGTGGAACACAAGATAACG CCGTCCCAGACAATGCAAAGCCCCAGTTCACAGATCCAGCTGTGCAGGACATCCTCACCAGGATAACAGGCCTGGACCTGCAGAAAGTGTTCCGACCCATTAAACAGGAGCTGAAGCCGCCCACATATAAACTCATGACTGATGAGCAACTGGAGCGG gcgGTCGAGTTAGCCAAAGAGCAGGCTAAGAAGCTGCTGCAGATGCCCCCTGTCCTGTCAGAGAGGAAGCCCATCAACGATGTGCTATCTGAGGACAAGATCCTGGATGGCATGGACACAGCCAAATATGTATTCACTGACATCACCTACAACATCCCACACAGG GAGAGGTTCATTGTTGTACGGGAGCCCAGCGGGACCCTTAGGAAGGCGACCTGGGAGGAGAGAGACCGGCTCATTCAGGTCTACTTCCCCAAGGACGGACGCAAACTCACAGCACCTCTCATCTTCAAGGAGGAGAACCTCAAG ATGGTGTTTTCCCAGGACCGTCATGAGGATGTGTTGGACCTGTGTCTGGTCCAATTTGAACCAGACTCGTCAGAATACATCAGG GTACATGCAGCCACCTATGAGGACCTGGACAAGCACGGCAAATATGACCTGCTTCGCTCCACCAGACATTTTGGGGGCATGACCTGGTACCTGCTCAACGCTCGCAGAGTGGACGGGCTTATAGTGGACATGCTGAAGAGagagct GCTCCAGGATGCAGTGAGCCTAGTGTCTCTGTTCCACATGGTCCACCCCCACAGTGAGTCAGCTCAGGATGCTGCCACCCAGCAGACCACTGGCACCGACCTGCTTAAG ATCTATGCCCAGAAGGAGTCCCAGAGGTCGGGCTACATTGAGCTGGCCCTGCAGGCATATGAACAGACGGCTGCTAAGAACTCCGCTGCCTGA